From the Amycolatopsis thermoflava N1165 genome, one window contains:
- a CDS encoding SDR family NAD(P)-dependent oxidoreductase, whose protein sequence is MSFELDGAGVVITGGGGGIGAALARRFAAAGARIVVADLDGPAAEAVAAEVGGVAVAGDAAGVDGVAALISRASAELGAIDLFCANAGIAPHGGPEVPEEVWARAWDVNVMAHVRAAHLLLPGWLERGRGRFLATVSAAGLLTSLGSAPYSVTKHGALAFAEWLSATYRHRGVTVQAICPQGVRTNMLAATGVGGQLIMGASAIEPDQVADTVMEAFADDRFLILPHPEVAEYYATRATQTDRWLGGMNKLQRKVESALGE, encoded by the coding sequence GTGAGCTTCGAACTGGACGGCGCCGGGGTCGTCATCACCGGCGGTGGCGGCGGGATCGGGGCGGCGCTGGCGCGCCGGTTCGCCGCGGCGGGCGCGCGGATCGTGGTGGCGGACCTGGACGGCCCGGCCGCCGAAGCGGTGGCCGCGGAGGTCGGCGGGGTCGCGGTCGCCGGCGACGCGGCCGGTGTCGACGGGGTGGCGGCGCTGATCTCGCGGGCGTCGGCGGAGCTGGGCGCGATCGACCTGTTCTGCGCCAACGCCGGGATCGCCCCGCACGGCGGGCCGGAGGTGCCCGAGGAGGTGTGGGCGCGGGCGTGGGACGTCAACGTGATGGCCCACGTCCGGGCGGCTCACCTGCTGTTGCCCGGGTGGCTGGAGCGCGGGCGGGGCCGGTTCCTCGCGACGGTGTCCGCGGCCGGGCTGCTGACCAGCCTGGGGTCCGCGCCGTACTCGGTCACCAAGCACGGCGCGCTGGCGTTCGCCGAGTGGCTGTCGGCGACGTACCGGCACCGGGGCGTCACGGTCCAGGCGATCTGCCCGCAGGGGGTGCGGACGAACATGCTGGCCGCGACGGGCGTCGGCGGGCAGCTGATCATGGGCGCTTCGGCGATCGAGCCGGACCAGGTGGCCGACACGGTGATGGAGGCCTTCGCGGACGACCGGTTCCTGATCCTGCCGCACCCCGAGGTCGCCGAGTACTACGCCACCCGCGCGACACAGACGGACCGGTGGCTGGGCGGGATGAACAAGCTGCAGCGCAAGGTGGAGTCCGCGCTGGGCGAGTGA
- a CDS encoding TetR/AcrR family transcriptional regulator — protein sequence MTEEPVPARLLSAATRLFAERGFDRTSVQEIVAAAGVTKGAMYHYFGSKDDLLHEIYGRVLRLQTEQLEKVVASGEPVSARLHAAASDVVVSSIDNLDDTTIFFQSMHQLSPSKRKAVRADRRRYHVLFRSLIEEGQREGVFRTDKPADIVVDFFFGSVHHLAVWYRSDGRLSAQEVGTHYADLLVDSLRP from the coding sequence ATGACCGAGGAGCCGGTGCCGGCGAGGCTGCTGTCGGCGGCGACGCGGTTGTTCGCCGAGCGGGGGTTCGACCGCACGTCGGTGCAGGAGATCGTCGCCGCGGCCGGCGTCACCAAGGGCGCGATGTACCACTACTTCGGCTCGAAGGACGACCTGCTGCACGAGATCTACGGCCGCGTCCTGCGGTTGCAGACCGAGCAGCTGGAGAAGGTCGTGGCCAGCGGCGAGCCGGTGAGCGCGCGCCTGCACGCGGCCGCCTCGGATGTTGTCGTGAGCAGCATCGACAACCTCGACGACACGACGATCTTCTTCCAGTCCATGCACCAGCTCAGCCCGTCGAAGCGCAAAGCGGTACGCGCCGACCGGCGGCGCTACCACGTGCTGTTCCGGTCGCTGATCGAAGAGGGCCAGCGCGAGGGCGTGTTCCGGACGGACAAACCGGCGGACATCGTGGTGGACTTCTTCTTCGGCTCCGTGCACCACCTGGCGGTCTGGTACCGCAGCGACGGGCGGCTGAGCGCGCAGGAGGTCGGCACCCACTACGCCGATCTGCTGGTCGATTCGCTGCGGCCCTGA
- a CDS encoding acyl-CoA dehydrogenase family protein: MSDLLYSEVEEDLRASVRDLLTDRAGFTSVLARTESAEPYDLKLWRTLAADLGLAGLAVPEELGGQGASYREVAVVLEELGRSVAPVPFLGSAVLATAALLAAGDTELLPRLAGGELIGALAVPLTTAPDAGFPGGVSANTEGALSGSVRTVADASVADVLVVPAVGPDGPGLYAVEKAGATVTEVVSLDLTRRLADVSFDNASSRLLTSGPGVESALRQALLVGAGLLASEQVGVAQWCLDETVAYLKQRYQFGRPVGSFQALKHRLADLYLEIVSARATARYAADTLATGDSDVPVAVAVAQSTCSAVALHAAEESVQLHGGIGMTWEHPAHLYLKRAKSSELALGTPGRHRAALAGLVNLPPA; encoded by the coding sequence GTGAGCGATCTGCTGTACTCCGAGGTCGAGGAGGACCTCCGGGCGAGTGTCCGTGACCTGCTGACCGACCGGGCCGGGTTCACGTCCGTGCTGGCGCGCACCGAAAGCGCCGAACCGTACGACCTGAAGCTGTGGCGCACGCTCGCCGCGGATCTCGGGCTGGCCGGGCTGGCGGTGCCGGAGGAGCTGGGCGGGCAGGGCGCGTCGTACCGCGAAGTGGCGGTCGTGCTGGAGGAGCTCGGGCGGTCGGTGGCGCCGGTGCCGTTCCTGGGCAGCGCGGTGCTGGCGACGGCGGCGCTGCTGGCGGCCGGTGACACCGAGCTGTTGCCGCGGCTGGCGGGCGGTGAGCTGATCGGGGCGCTGGCGGTGCCGCTGACCACGGCGCCGGACGCTGGGTTTCCGGGTGGCGTGTCGGCCAACACCGAAGGTGCGCTGAGCGGTTCGGTGCGGACGGTGGCGGACGCGTCGGTGGCGGACGTGCTGGTCGTGCCCGCGGTGGGCCCGGACGGCCCGGGGCTGTACGCGGTGGAAAAGGCCGGGGCGACGGTGACCGAGGTGGTGTCGCTGGATTTGACGCGCCGGCTGGCGGACGTGTCGTTCGACAACGCGTCGTCGCGGTTGCTGACCTCGGGGCCGGGCGTGGAGTCGGCGTTGCGGCAGGCGTTGCTGGTGGGCGCCGGGTTGCTGGCGTCGGAGCAGGTCGGGGTCGCGCAGTGGTGTCTGGATGAGACGGTCGCGTACCTGAAGCAGCGCTACCAGTTCGGGCGGCCGGTGGGTTCGTTCCAGGCGCTGAAGCACCGGCTGGCGGACCTGTACCTGGAGATCGTGTCGGCCCGCGCGACGGCGCGATATGCCGCGGACACGCTGGCCACGGGTGATTCGGATGTGCCGGTCGCGGTGGCGGTGGCGCAGTCGACGTGCTCGGCGGTCGCGCTGCACGCCGCCGAGGAGTCGGTGCAGCTGCACGGTGGCATCGGGATGACCTGGGAGCACCCGGCGCACCTGTACCTCAAGCGCGCCAAGAGCAGCGAGCTGGCGCTCGGCACGCCGGGGCGGCACCGTGCTGCGTTGGCGGGGTTGGTGAATCTGCCGCCCGCGTGA
- a CDS encoding acyl-CoA dehydrogenase family protein, whose amino-acid sequence MSTLTADDLRARVGELLAAHPPASTDRLEFLRARFDAGLAWVHYPAGLGGLDAPRELQNVVEAELAKAGAPDNNPRRIGIGLGMAAPTILRFGTDEQKQRYLRPLWTGEEVWCQLFSEPGAGSDLAALGTRAVRDGDEWVVNGQKVWTSVAHIARFAILVTRTDPDVPKHQGMTYFICDMTDPGVEVRPLRQLTGEAEFNEVFLSGVRIPDANRLGAVGEGWKVAQTTLMNERVAIGGNAIPREGGLIGMVSKTWRDRPELRTPELHDRLLKLWVQAEAARLAGTRLRQQLAVGAPGPEGSAMKLAFANLQQALTGLEIELSGEDGLRYDDWTLRRPEKVDMLGRGPGYRYLRAKGNSIEGGTSEVLRNIISERVLGLPSEPRVDKDVAWKDLPR is encoded by the coding sequence ATGAGCACGCTGACCGCCGACGACCTGCGCGCGCGGGTGGGTGAGTTGCTCGCCGCCCACCCGCCGGCGAGCACGGACCGGCTGGAGTTCCTGCGGGCGCGGTTCGACGCCGGGCTGGCCTGGGTGCACTACCCGGCCGGCCTCGGCGGCCTGGACGCGCCGCGTGAGCTGCAGAACGTCGTCGAAGCCGAGCTGGCGAAGGCCGGCGCGCCGGACAACAACCCGCGCCGTATCGGCATCGGGCTGGGCATGGCGGCGCCGACCATCCTGCGGTTCGGCACCGACGAGCAGAAGCAGCGCTACCTGCGTCCACTGTGGACCGGCGAGGAGGTGTGGTGCCAGCTGTTCAGCGAGCCGGGCGCCGGATCGGACCTTGCGGCGCTGGGCACCCGCGCGGTGCGCGACGGGGACGAGTGGGTGGTCAACGGGCAGAAGGTGTGGACGTCGGTCGCGCACATCGCCCGCTTCGCCATCCTGGTCACCCGCACCGACCCGGACGTGCCCAAGCACCAGGGCATGACGTACTTCATCTGCGACATGACCGATCCCGGTGTCGAGGTGCGGCCTCTGCGGCAGCTGACCGGTGAGGCCGAGTTCAACGAGGTGTTCCTGTCCGGGGTGCGGATCCCGGACGCGAACCGGCTCGGCGCGGTCGGCGAGGGCTGGAAGGTCGCGCAGACGACGCTGATGAACGAGCGCGTGGCGATCGGCGGCAACGCGATCCCGCGCGAGGGCGGCCTGATCGGGATGGTGTCGAAGACCTGGCGGGACCGTCCGGAGCTGCGCACGCCGGAGCTGCACGACCGGTTGCTGAAGTTGTGGGTGCAGGCCGAGGCGGCGCGGCTGGCCGGGACGCGGTTGCGTCAGCAGCTGGCCGTCGGCGCGCCGGGTCCGGAGGGCTCGGCGATGAAGCTGGCGTTCGCGAACCTGCAGCAGGCGCTGACCGGGCTGGAGATCGAACTGTCCGGTGAGGACGGTCTGCGTTACGACGACTGGACGTTGCGCAGGCCGGAGAAGGTCGACATGCTCGGCCGCGGGCCCGGGTACCGCTACCTGCGGGCGAAGGGGAACTCGATCGAGGGCGGCACCTCCGAGGTGCTGCGCAACATCATCTCCGAACGCGTGCTCGGGCTGCCGTCCGAGCCGCGGGTGGACAAGGACGTCGCGTGGAAGGACCTGCCGCGGTGA
- a CDS encoding acyl-CoA dehydrogenase family protein: MDFTFDAKTEELRTRLLEFMDSHIYPAEPVYEEQLAERENEWTFPPVVEDLKAEARKRGLWNFFLPGEHGAGLTNLQYAPLAEITGRSPHLAPVALNCSAPDTGNMEVLAMFGTEQQRKQWLQPLLDGEIRSAFAMTEPDVASSDARNIGTSIRRDGDSYVITGRKFYITGAMNPNCKIFIVMGKTDPDAEPHRQQSQILVPRDTPGVHVKRGMNVFGYTDGSHGGHAEVVFDEARVPADNLIGEEGDGFAIAQARLGPGRIHHCMRSIGIAERAIEMMCRRTLGRSTFGKPIAEQGVVQDWIAESRVKVEQLRLLVLKTAWLMDTVGNRGAHTEIQAIKIATPKTVEWILDKAIQAHGAGGLSQDYPLAEMWAGIRTLRFADGPDEVHKRSLAHRELKKYRSEAR, translated from the coding sequence ATGGATTTCACGTTCGACGCCAAGACCGAGGAGCTGCGGACGAGGCTTCTCGAGTTCATGGACTCCCACATCTACCCCGCCGAGCCGGTCTACGAGGAGCAGCTGGCCGAGCGCGAGAACGAGTGGACCTTCCCGCCGGTCGTGGAGGACCTCAAGGCCGAGGCGCGCAAGCGGGGCCTGTGGAACTTCTTCCTGCCGGGCGAGCACGGCGCGGGGCTGACGAACCTGCAGTACGCGCCGCTGGCGGAGATCACCGGCCGCAGCCCGCACCTGGCGCCGGTCGCGCTGAACTGCTCGGCGCCGGACACCGGGAACATGGAAGTGCTCGCGATGTTCGGCACCGAGCAGCAGCGCAAGCAGTGGCTGCAGCCGTTGCTGGACGGTGAGATCCGCTCGGCGTTCGCGATGACCGAGCCGGACGTGGCGTCCTCGGACGCGCGCAACATCGGCACCAGCATCCGCCGCGACGGCGACTCCTACGTGATCACCGGCCGCAAGTTCTACATCACCGGCGCGATGAACCCGAACTGCAAGATCTTCATCGTGATGGGCAAGACCGACCCGGATGCCGAGCCGCACCGCCAGCAGAGCCAGATCCTGGTGCCGCGGGACACGCCGGGCGTGCACGTCAAGCGCGGCATGAACGTGTTCGGCTACACCGACGGCTCGCACGGCGGGCACGCCGAGGTGGTCTTCGACGAGGCGCGGGTGCCCGCGGACAACCTGATCGGCGAGGAGGGCGACGGGTTCGCCATCGCGCAGGCCCGCCTCGGCCCCGGCCGGATCCACCACTGCATGCGCTCGATCGGCATCGCCGAGCGGGCCATCGAGATGATGTGCCGCCGCACGCTGGGCCGGTCCACGTTCGGCAAGCCGATCGCCGAGCAGGGCGTGGTGCAGGACTGGATCGCCGAGTCCCGGGTGAAGGTCGAGCAGCTGCGGCTGCTGGTGCTCAAGACCGCGTGGCTGATGGACACCGTCGGCAACCGCGGCGCGCACACCGAGATCCAGGCGATCAAGATCGCCACCCCGAAGACCGTGGAATGGATCCTGGACAAGGCGATCCAGGCGCATGGCGCGGGCGGGCTGTCGCAGGACTACCCGCTCGCCGAGATGTGGGCGGGGATCCGCACGCTCCGCTTCGCCGACGGACCGGACGAGGTCCACAAGCGCTCGCTCGCCCACCGCGAGCTGAAGAAGTACCGATCGGAGGCCCGATGA
- a CDS encoding phosphotransferase family protein produces the protein MTQQDLPGLDLARLRDYLDEHSPGLVGGPLTGEVVQGGRSNLTYIVGDGTSRWVVRRPPLGHVLPTAHDMAREHRVISALADTPVPVPRTITLCQGTEVLGAPFYVMEFVPGTPYRAASELEALGAERTKAIAESLMDTLVDLHAVDPSAVGLGDFGRPEGFLERQVRRWKKQLDASRSRDLPGIDDLHDQLARAIPASGPAAVVHGDYRLDNVLVDETDRITAVLDWEMSTLGDPLTDLALLVAYAERGKVNLEIVSNVSTAPGYPGTDEMIARYAARSGRDVSALDWYVGFAFFKLAVILEGIYYRFSQGKTVGAGFDQIGAAVVPLVTLGLDTLKD, from the coding sequence GTGACCCAGCAGGACCTGCCCGGACTCGACCTCGCACGGCTGCGGGACTACCTGGACGAGCACTCCCCCGGGCTGGTCGGCGGCCCGCTGACCGGTGAGGTGGTGCAGGGCGGCCGCTCGAACCTGACCTACATCGTCGGCGACGGCACGAGCCGCTGGGTGGTCCGCAGGCCGCCGCTGGGGCACGTCCTGCCCACCGCGCACGACATGGCCCGCGAGCACCGCGTGATCAGCGCGCTCGCGGACACGCCCGTGCCGGTGCCACGCACCATCACGCTGTGCCAGGGCACCGAGGTGCTCGGCGCGCCGTTCTACGTGATGGAGTTCGTGCCGGGCACGCCCTACCGCGCCGCGAGCGAGCTGGAGGCGCTCGGGGCGGAGCGCACGAAGGCGATCGCCGAGTCGCTCATGGACACCCTGGTGGACCTGCACGCGGTCGACCCGTCCGCGGTCGGGCTCGGCGACTTCGGCCGCCCGGAGGGGTTCCTGGAGCGGCAGGTGCGCCGCTGGAAGAAGCAGCTGGACGCCTCGCGCAGCCGGGACCTGCCGGGCATCGACGACCTGCACGACCAGCTGGCCCGCGCCATCCCGGCGTCCGGGCCTGCGGCCGTCGTGCACGGCGACTACCGGTTGGACAACGTGCTGGTCGACGAGACCGACCGCATCACCGCGGTGCTGGACTGGGAGATGTCCACGCTCGGCGACCCGCTGACCGACCTGGCCCTGCTGGTGGCCTACGCCGAGCGCGGCAAGGTCAACCTGGAGATCGTGTCCAACGTCAGCACCGCGCCCGGCTACCCGGGCACGGACGAGATGATCGCCCGCTACGCGGCCCGGTCCGGTCGGGACGTCTCGGCGCTGGACTGGTACGTCGGGTTCGCGTTCTTCAAGCTGGCGGTGATCCTGGAAGGCATCTACTACCGGTTCAGCCAGGGCAAGACCGTCGGCGCCGGCTTCGACCAGATCGGCGCCGCCGTGGTCCCGCTCGTCACCCTCGGCCTCGACACCCTCAAGGACTGA
- a CDS encoding MaoC family dehydratase — protein sequence MRVFNGLDEFTAAVGERLGVSDWHTVTQEQVNTFADATGDHQWIHVDIEKAKQGPFGGPIAHGFLTLSVLPQLSAATYRVDGLKMGINYGLNKVRFPQPVKVGSKIRGVAELAEVTDVPGGKQVVTRWTIEIDGEAKPACVAEWVTRLIA from the coding sequence ATGCGCGTCTTCAACGGACTGGACGAGTTCACCGCCGCGGTCGGCGAGCGGCTCGGCGTCAGCGACTGGCACACCGTGACCCAGGAGCAGGTCAACACGTTCGCCGACGCCACCGGGGACCACCAGTGGATCCACGTCGACATCGAGAAGGCCAAGCAGGGCCCGTTCGGCGGGCCGATCGCCCACGGCTTCCTGACGCTGTCGGTTCTGCCGCAGCTCTCGGCCGCCACGTACCGCGTCGACGGGCTGAAGATGGGGATCAACTACGGCCTGAACAAGGTCCGGTTCCCGCAGCCGGTCAAGGTCGGCTCGAAGATCCGCGGGGTCGCCGAGCTGGCCGAGGTCACCGACGTGCCCGGCGGCAAGCAGGTGGTGACCCGGTGGACGATCGAGATCGACGGCGAGGCCAAGCCGGCGTGCGTGGCCGAGTGGGTCACGCGCCTGATCGCCTGA
- a CDS encoding beta-ketoacyl-ACP reductase produces MTESHSRVAIVTGAGRGIGAAVARKLASDGFAVALLDLNEESVKQGAEDIVAAGGKAIGVALDVSNTEQVEAAVARVAEELGAPTVLVNNAGITRDNLIFKMTDEDWDSVMNVHLKGSFLMTRAVQKHMTEQRWGRIVNLSSTSALGNRGQVNYSAAKAGMQGFTKTLAIELGKFGVTANAIAPGFIETDMTAATAERLGVPFEDFKAFAAKEIPVQRVGKPDDIANTVSFLVSEGAGFVSGQVIYVAGGPKD; encoded by the coding sequence GTGACCGAGTCCCACTCCCGGGTCGCCATCGTGACCGGCGCCGGCCGAGGCATCGGCGCCGCTGTCGCGCGCAAGCTGGCCTCGGACGGTTTCGCCGTCGCACTGCTGGACCTCAACGAGGAGTCCGTGAAGCAGGGCGCGGAGGACATCGTCGCGGCCGGCGGCAAGGCCATCGGGGTCGCGCTCGACGTCAGCAACACCGAGCAGGTCGAGGCCGCCGTCGCCCGCGTCGCCGAGGAGCTGGGCGCGCCGACCGTGCTGGTCAACAACGCCGGCATCACCCGGGACAACCTGATCTTCAAGATGACCGACGAGGACTGGGACTCGGTCATGAACGTGCACCTCAAGGGCTCGTTCCTGATGACCCGCGCGGTCCAGAAGCACATGACCGAGCAGCGCTGGGGCCGGATCGTGAACCTGTCCAGCACCTCGGCGCTGGGCAACCGCGGCCAGGTCAACTACTCCGCGGCCAAGGCGGGCATGCAGGGCTTCACCAAGACGCTGGCCATCGAGCTGGGCAAGTTCGGCGTCACCGCCAACGCGATCGCGCCGGGCTTCATCGAGACCGACATGACCGCGGCGACCGCCGAGCGGCTGGGCGTGCCGTTCGAGGACTTCAAGGCCTTCGCCGCCAAGGAGATCCCGGTGCAGCGTGTCGGCAAGCCCGACGACATCGCCAACACCGTCTCGTTCCTGGTCAGCGAGGGCGCGGGCTTCGTGTCCGGCCAGGTCATCTACGTCGCCGGCGGACCGAAGGACTGA
- a CDS encoding DUF998 domain-containing protein: protein MTTTPAPTRAPRILALACLTAIAGGAALVLLLQFLPPTDQISPVRRTISEYALSANKWIFDVAVLLIAVGSAVLFAAHVLMRALPVRSAAVVLGALWTVSLLVVVAFPKTDWSVGPSLGGVVHRYASVVGFVCLPAGLLFAARRIFPDSPGWRWAARVLAIVSLAWFGLILGAVGYMLAGGGPWWRTIPLGLVERLLAATELLALATLAVPLLRSNRAEVTQVT from the coding sequence GTGACCACCACCCCGGCCCCCACCCGCGCCCCGCGGATCCTCGCCCTGGCGTGCCTCACCGCGATCGCCGGGGGCGCCGCGCTCGTGCTGCTGCTGCAGTTCCTCCCGCCCACCGACCAGATCAGCCCGGTGCGCCGCACGATCAGCGAGTACGCGCTGAGCGCCAACAAGTGGATCTTCGACGTCGCGGTCCTGCTGATCGCGGTCGGCTCCGCGGTGCTGTTCGCCGCGCACGTGCTGATGCGGGCACTGCCGGTGCGCTCGGCCGCGGTCGTGCTGGGTGCATTGTGGACGGTGAGCCTGCTGGTGGTCGTCGCGTTCCCCAAGACCGACTGGTCCGTCGGGCCGAGCCTGGGCGGCGTCGTGCACCGCTACGCCAGCGTCGTCGGGTTCGTGTGCCTGCCGGCCGGGCTGCTGTTCGCCGCGCGCCGCATCTTCCCGGACTCGCCGGGCTGGCGCTGGGCGGCGCGCGTGCTGGCGATCGTCTCGCTCGCGTGGTTCGGGCTCATCCTCGGCGCGGTCGGCTACATGCTGGCCGGCGGCGGCCCGTGGTGGCGCACGATCCCGCTGGGCCTGGTGGAACGCCTGCTCGCGGCCACCGAACTGCTCGCGCTCGCCACACTGGCCGTCCCGTTACTACGATCGAACCGAGCCGAGGTGACCCAGGTCACTTAG
- a CDS encoding aldo/keto reductase produces MEQRVLGRTGRAVSVVGLGTWQLGADWGEVGEEQALAVLSAAAEAGVTFFDTADVYGDGRSEQIIGRFLREHPDVFVATKMGRRAPLDPAEYTLDNFRAWTDRSRANLGVDTLDLVQLHCPPTPVYSRDAVYDALDALVAEKRIAAYGVSVETCDEALTAIARPGTASVQIILNPFRLKPLERVLPAAAEAGVGIIARVPLASGLLSGRYTKETVFAADDHRTFNRHGEAFDQGETFSGVDYATGVEAAAEFSELAPAGATPAQTALRWIIQQPGVTSVIPGARSPEQARANAAAAGLEPLPPSTLEAVRELYDRRIRAQVHDRW; encoded by the coding sequence ATGGAGCAACGGGTACTCGGCCGGACCGGCCGGGCGGTGTCGGTGGTCGGGCTCGGCACGTGGCAGCTGGGCGCGGACTGGGGCGAGGTCGGCGAGGAGCAGGCGCTCGCGGTGCTGTCGGCCGCGGCCGAGGCCGGTGTCACGTTCTTCGACACCGCGGACGTCTACGGCGACGGGCGCAGCGAGCAGATCATCGGGCGGTTCCTGCGGGAGCACCCGGACGTGTTCGTGGCGACCAAGATGGGCAGGCGCGCGCCGCTCGACCCGGCCGAGTACACGCTGGACAACTTCCGGGCCTGGACCGACCGGTCGCGGGCCAACCTCGGGGTGGACACGCTCGACCTGGTGCAGCTGCACTGCCCGCCGACGCCGGTGTACTCGCGGGACGCGGTGTACGACGCGCTGGACGCGTTGGTGGCGGAGAAGCGCATCGCCGCGTACGGGGTGAGCGTGGAGACCTGCGACGAGGCGCTGACCGCGATCGCCCGGCCGGGCACCGCGAGCGTGCAGATCATCCTCAACCCGTTCCGGCTCAAGCCGCTGGAGCGGGTGCTGCCCGCGGCGGCCGAGGCCGGGGTCGGGATCATCGCGCGGGTGCCGCTGGCGTCCGGCCTGCTGTCCGGCCGGTACACGAAGGAGACTGTGTTCGCCGCGGACGACCACCGCACGTTCAACCGGCACGGCGAGGCGTTCGACCAGGGCGAGACGTTCAGCGGGGTGGACTACGCGACGGGCGTGGAGGCGGCCGCGGAGTTCAGTGAGCTGGCCCCCGCCGGGGCGACGCCCGCGCAGACGGCGTTGCGGTGGATCATCCAGCAGCCGGGCGTGACGTCGGTCATCCCGGGCGCGCGGTCGCCGGAACAGGCGCGCGCCAACGCCGCGGCCGCTGGGCTGGAGCCGCTGCCGCCGTCGACACTGGAGGCGGTGCGGGAGCTGTACGACCGGCGGATCCGCGCGCAGGTGCACGACCGCTGGTGA